In the Naumovozyma dairenensis CBS 421 chromosome 4, complete genome genome, one interval contains:
- the MPO1 gene encoding 2-hydroxy-palmitic acid dioxygenase MPO1 (similar to Saccharomyces cerevisiae YGL010W; ancestral locus Anc_4.109) gives MSDKYAKLRKELLFYKYYHHNRINVLIHSIFVPTILFSACCFLNRIELFKGITVTNLFSIGYTLYYIHLYLPTGLLAGLIFIIVNIGLKKRWIHLSLPTEITLFIIGWLVQFIGHGVFERRKPAVLDNLIQSLVLAPYFILFEFLFKLGFLPEVRSKLEEELKNIERKK, from the coding sequence ATGTCAGACAAATACGCTAAACTTCGCAAagagttattattttacaaatattatcatcataataGGATTAATGTACTTATCCATTCAATCTTTGTACCAACTATACTTTTCAGTGCATGTTGTTTCCTGAATAGgattgaattatttaaaggtATAACAGTCaccaatttattttcaattggttATACCTTATATTACATACATCTATATCTTCCAACTGGGTTATTGGCTGGTTTAATCTTTATAATTGTTAACATAGGTCTGAAGAAAAGATGGATTCATTTATCTTTGCCAACGGAAATTACATTGTTCATTATTGGCTGGTTAGTGCAGTTTATTGGCCATGGAgtctttgaaagaagaaaaccaGCCGTTTTGGataatttgattcaaaGTTTGGTATTGGCTCCTTATTTTATCTTATTCGAAttcttatttaaattagGATTCCTCCCTGAGGTTAGATCCAAATTGGAAGAGgaattaaagaatatcgaaagaaagaaatga
- the PDR1 gene encoding drug-responsive transcription factor PDR1, whose product MNPPFGMESLLNGEETMDGMNNLKLSPSQDTKIKKPAAKVSKACDNCRKRKIKCTGKMPCPTCEAYQCPCIYSAPKPRKKRTSKRHIRSGGSDYHDDITSIESNNNSVSQISNNDINNLNNINNNNNVISNSSNENSLRNMESNQTQNRNQCFPELGTIKAPFAAFDGNLPFKRGPSSPENSSKNDCKEVAPIIQGDNGFYQDDEVLQEELSILQTMVRQLEKLHKSDSHRNNTIANIKLQINDLIDSWTPDVDFTRLSDVPEDDILSLESHLMKNKYTEQVCITNFSIWSNGKRNADDNTPLNPTRQPLIDDFFGLYSAFQAFSLQGIGYSFQKFFVHDTSNPLISKHIKATLYILLRFFDMCFQHLNDGCVSIANPLENYLRRKNLMAPTPTPTPSGNSSVSVGSPNTANEKSLVVLLINRFPQPFIENLTKITIKQLMETVDKDFEMFKLVLDMFEAHRSGFESFMVNEAPKKVKDNGAYELTTELIETFHRFCESEELILALTYSYYNSTLYRQIENNDGLEYLEILVSLLGHQLWCEEFYGFQKVLSVALNQAVKMGLQRWEFYIGLDEQTALRRRKVWWKLYSFEKVFISKMGCQPTIDDSKMNCLLPKSFISAGFLTNADFICKINKVSKPDHFDSMPISDLAEYGTYAVLQVVSVFFSDVLYNERYTSIRNVAKPPSIKTHYLSEISNELISFKERMEGVRRHTSLLFDITNSVINTSPATNTPLSKEDKNHARNYVLCFEYHSGRVLAAVDNLISRLNLPRDLDVVQKASISLQEDIYASWTSITSVILKLEDSYSVCQAFKFYGATCICLLTSRHYYDSLIRLDDLFSIVRIFKECQGFGLGARRGNCTLLEDNRLVKSYRKSSALCAILCRIMLLRYMTKKRICISDLLKLFEEKAPDLAMFPEVILDTRSEIYQNLLEPVLASGFHLNINKMLENNPILDYGKCKQDSAQSISPNMNCGDNAFGKTVVQVPMVSNIPNGPLSGNSESYRSSVTSIRDYPSFPSLKSDGTYTPTYSPLAPYLKQGTPQLPEIEGQVKPQPQDQLPLSDHTNIPNIINLPEIPGGYNLGTLDEFVNNTDLSDLYNVLWSDLYSDAVL is encoded by the coding sequence ATGAATCCACCCTTTGGAATGGAGTCCCTTTTAAATGGAGAAGAAACAATGGACGGTATgaacaatttgaaattgtcACCAAGCCAAGATaccaaaattaaaaaaCCTGCAGCCAAAGTTAGTAAGGCGTGCGATAACTGtaggaaaagaaagataaaatGTACAGGGAAAATGCCATGTCCTACATGTGAAGCTTATCAATGTCCTTGTATTTATTCAGCTCCAAAACcaaggaagaaaagaacaagTAAGAGACATATAAGGTCTGGTGGTTCCGACTACCACGATGATATAACGAGTATAGaaagtaataacaatagtGTCAGTCAGATTtccaataatgatattaataaccTGAACAAcatcaataacaataacaatgtGATATCTAATAGTAGTAATGAAAATTCACTACGAAACATGGAATCTAATCAAACCCAGAATAGAAATCAGTGTTTCCCGGAGCTTGGGACAATAAAGGCACCATTTGCTGCTTTCGACGGTAACTTGCCATTTAAACGTGGTCCATCGTCTCCAGAGAATAGTAGCAAGAACGATTGTAAGGAAGTGGCTCCTATAATACAGGGGGATAATGGATTCTAccaagatgatgaagtaTTACAAGAAGAACTTTCGATTTTACAAACAATGGTACGGCAGttagaaaaattacatAAGTCCGATTCACATCGAAATAATACCATTGCAAATATTAAGCTACAGATTAACGATCTAATTGATAGTTGGACGCCAGATGTAGATTTTACGAGATTAAGTGATGTTcctgaagatgatattttgTCATTAGAATCacatttaatgaaaaacaaatatacTGAACAAGTATGCATTACGAATTTCTCGATTTGGTCAAATGGTAAAAGAAATGCTGATGATAATACCCCTCTGAATCCAACAAGGCAACCATTAATCGATGATTTTTTTGGATTGTACTCCGCTTTTCAAGCATTCTCTCTTCAAGGTATAGGTTATAGCTTCCAAAAATTCTTCGTACATGACACATCAAACCCTTTGATATCTAAACATATAAAGGCTActctttatattttattgagGTTTTTCGATATGTGTTTTCAACATCTGAATGATGGTTGTGTATCAATTGCAAATCCATTAGAGAATTATTTACGAAGGAAGAATTTAATGGCTCCAACTCCAACTCCAACTCCTTCGGGAAATTCATCTGTCTCTGTTGGTAGCCCGAATACAGCCAATGAGAAATCCTTAGTCGTGCTATTGATCAACAGGTTCCCTCAGCCATTCATTGAGAACTTGACTAAAATTACAATCAAACAATTAATGGAAACTGTTGATAAAGATTTCGAAATGTTTAAATTGGTCTTAGATATGTTTGAAGCTCATCGTTCCGGATTTGAATCGTTTATGGTAAATGAAGCGCCCAAAAAGGTTAAAGACAATGGTGCATATGAATTGACCAcagaattaattgaaacATTCCATCGTTTTTGTGAATCAGAAGAATTGATTTTGGCCTTGACTTACAGTTATTATAACTCGACGTTATACCGTcaaatagaaaataatgatggttTAGAGTATCTAGAAATACtagtttcattattagGGCATCAATTATGGTGTGAAGAATTTTATGGGTTCCAAAAAGTATTATCGGTGGCATTAAATCAAGCAGTGAAAATGGGACTTCAAAGGTGGGAATTTTATATTGGCCTTGATGAACAAACTGCTCTTAGGAGAAGAAAAGTGTGGTGGAAACTTtattcttttgaaaaagtttTCATATCCAAAATGGGTTGTCAACCGACTATAGATGATAGTAAAATGAATTGTCTTTTACCAAAATCCTTTATAAGTGCAGGGTTCTTAACTAATGCTGATTTTATATGCAAGATAAATAAGGTTTCGAAGCCGGACCATTTTGATAGTATGCCGATCTCTGATCTGGCCGAGTACGGTACATATGCAGTCCTTCAGGTTGTGAgtgttttcttttcagaTGTTCTTTATAATGAACGTTATACGTCAATAAGAAACGTTGCCAAACCACCATCAATTAAAACACATTATCTATCCGAGATTTCCAACGAACTTATATCTTTCAAGGAGAGAATGGAAGGTGTAAGGAGACATACTTCATTACTATTTGATATTACAAATTCAGTAATTAATACTAGTCCAGCTACGAACACACCCCTTTCgaaagaagataaaaatCATGCACGTAACTACGTTCTATGTTTTGAATACCATAGCGGCCGTGTTCTAGCAGCAgttgataatttaatatcaagATTGAACCTTCCTCGTGATCTTGACGTGGTGCAAAAAGCTAGCATTAGTTTACAAGAAGACATTTATGCGTCGTGGACCAGCATCACTTCTGTTATTCTGAAGTTAGAAGATAGTTACTCGGTATGCCAGGCTTTTAAGTTCTATGGTGCGACATGTATCTGTCTATTGACTTCTAGACATTACTATGATTCACTCATTCGCTTGGATGATCTATTTAGCATTGTTCgtattttcaaagaatgCCAAGGGTTCGGACTGGGAGCACGCCGTGGTAACTGCACTTTATTGGAGGATAATAGATTGGTCAAATCATATAGAAAATCGTCAGCCCTTTGTGCAATTTTATGTCGTATTATGCTATTGAGGTATAtgacaaaaaaaaggaTTTGCATTTCTGATCTATTAAAACTATTTGAGGAGAAGGCACCTGATTTGGCAATGTTTCCTGAAGTTATTTTAGATACAAGATCagaaatttatcaaaatttacTAGAGCCTGTCCTTGCTTCGGgttttcatttaaatatcaataaaatGCTCGAGAATAATCCTATTCTAGACTATGGAAAGTGTAAACAAGATAGCGCACAATCTATATCTCCGAATATGAACTGTGGAGACAACGCCTTTGGAAAAACGGTGGTACAGGTGCCTATGGTTTCCAATATTCCTAATGGACCATTGTCAGGAAATTCTGAATCCTATCGTTCGTCAGTTACATCTATTCGCGACTACCCGTCATTTCCATCATTAAAATCGGATGGAACATATACACCAACATATAGTCCATTGGCACCATACCTTAAGCAAGGTACACCTCAATTACCTGAAATTGAAGGTCAAGTGAAACCGCAACCTCAAGATCAACTTCCATTATCAGACCACActaatattccaaatataaTCAATCTACCTGAAATACCCGGTGGTTATAATTTAGGGACATTGGATGAATTCGTTAATAACACAGACCTATCTGATTTGTATAATGTTCTGTGGAGTGATTTATATTCGGATGCTGTCCTATAA
- the NDAI0D03550 gene encoding Zn(II)2Cys6 transcription factor (similar to Saccharomyces cerevisiae PDR3 (YBL005W) and PDR1 (YGL013C); ancestral locus Anc_4.113) — MLEPMNSNSNNMNGSSTLQQQPPMIPKIASTPVTTVKATSTSLHVPTKEKKIRKPSNKVTKACDNCRRRKIKCTGKTPCATCEAYQCLCIYSTQRGRKNGNSNNSNNSTSNNNNSNNENTNVINNIENSKMPGYKSLSPIVLNELQNNLKLKQNTKNKNNIPGKGIPNSRTCNPYITQQFVSNDEMPLPVMTLVDGDPGPYEDDKKFQNQLITLQSVQSQLELMGPSISPEIDQSIKNINIQIKNLIENWNPEINFDKLNTIPNNDLWSVETHLMKNKYTDQVHLNNFSIWSDSQMKGKERGTVAFSKEPLIDEIFGLYSPYQAFSIQGIGYCFRTYLKPKQLEPSLSTHTKETLYIVLRLFDMSFHQINENCISIASPLESYLRRRSLMPSPMTPLSAASTYNNNTTSSVGSPNTATEKSLVAILINRLPQPFVQNMTSLTNNHLLNTMNDDFAMFKLILKMCEAHRNGFEKLMMNSIPGQTPPARFTQMKPDALESYSCFCEEEEILLALAYSYYNSTLYHIMQSGDVLVYLELLVSLLEHQLWSSEFYGFEKVTCVAVNHAMRLGLPRWEYYVGLDEATAERRRRIWWKLYCFEKIIILETGTNLFIDERKMNCLLTSDFREAGFLNSVEFIEKVDKIPRSKVFDKMNIKELKSYGECAMLQIASNLYSELLYNERYTSIKNISKPEYIKEIYMNEIIEEVEKFKRRLEAVKSHTSFLFNLSVANTNTGAAALADKIEACSFVQRFEDIKCSMLGAVDVLVTRLSSSHPSLRVISIGSKILAEIYSSWRTLTGLLLAVDNDFYTCTSIQRYGAASVLLLTSRYFTGNHITLNDLFNMVHIFKRCNTCVAATQSNNGFTQSNTIRAQRMTVSFVAILCRIIILRYLQETEISREELFTAFEGQSSDLAVIAQMILDAKSKVYSFLLEPVQKSGFHLTLKKILDYDLENPQKRRNSKKNYNAASKTKTTRANSNSNMPIHNLLNGTTGANITGPPLSQQQQLQDQQQLSSPQQLQKQQQIHQQNFCGMSTPEALPSIKSLTNANAGNISSFPSYPNTQPPSQLDAISENDNSELMNLMGNNCGAAFNLGTLDEFVNNADIDDLYNVLWGDLYTDAVL; from the coding sequence ATGCTAGAACCGATGAACTCAAATTCTAACAATATGAATGGGTCATCCACactacaacaacaacctcCTATGATACCTAAAATCGCTTCAACGCCTGTCACTACCGTTAAAGCTACGTCCACTAGCCTACATGTTCCAAccaaggaaaagaaaatcagAAAACCTTCAAATAAGGTAACAAAGGCATGTGATAATTGTAGAAGACGAAAAATTAAGTGTACTGGGAAAACTCCCTGTGCTACATGTGAAGCTTATCAATGTCTTTGCATTTATTCTACTCAAAGAGGTAggaaaaatggaaattcTAACAATAGCAATAATAGTACtagcaataataataatagtaataacgAAAATACCAATGTCATAAATAACAttgaaaattcaaaaatgcCGGGATACAAGAGCCTTTCACCAATCGTCTTAAAcgaattacaaaataatcTCAAACTGAAACAGAATACtaagaacaaaaataatattcctgGTAAGGGTATACCAAATTCAAGAACATGTAATCCTTATATTACTCAGCAGTTCGTTTCAAACGATGAAATGCCTCTACCAGTAATGACATTAGTAGACGGTGATCCTGGTCCatatgaagatgataaaaaatttcaaaatcaattaattacATTACAATCAGTACAATCCCAATTGGAATTAATGGGTCCATCCATTTCTCCAGAAATAGATCAAtctattaaaaatattaatattcaaattaaaaatttaatcGAAAATTGGAATCCTGAAATAAATTTCgataaattaaatacaATCCccaataatgatttatgGTCTGTGGAAACtcatttaatgaaaaacaaatacACAGATCAAgttcatttaaataatttctcCATATGGTCAGATTCACAAATGAAAGGGAAAGAACGTGGTACAGTAGCATTCTCCAAAGAACCATTAATAGATGAAATATTCGGTCTATATTCACCATATCAAGCTTTCTCTATCCAAGGTATCGGTTATTGTTTCCGTACTTACTTAAAACCAAAACAATTAGAACCTTCACTATCAACACACACAAAAGAAACTTTATATATTGTACTAAGATTATTTGATATGtcttttcatcaaataaatgaaaattgtATATCAATCGCAAGTCCCTTAGAAAGTTAtctaagaagaagaagtttAATGCCATCTCCAATGACCCCATTATCAGCAGCAAGCAcctataataataacacaaCGTCCTCAGTGGGGAGTCCCAATACCGCCACAGAAAAATCATTAGTAGCAATATTAATCAATAGATTACCACAACCGTTTGTTCAAAACATGACATCATTAACAAATAATCATTTGTTAAACACGATGAATGATGATTTCGCAATGTTCAAATTGATCTTGAAAATGTGTGAAGCTCATAGAAATGggtttgaaaaattaatgatgaatagTATCCCAGGTCAAACTCCTCCTGCAAGGTTTACGCAAATGAAACCAGATGCCTTGGAATCGTATTCATGCTTTTgtgaagaagaggaaattCTTTTGGCTTTGGCTTATAGTTATTACAATTCTACTTTGTATCATATCATGCAGAGTGGTGATGTGTTGGTGTATTTAGAATTATTggtatcattattagaacATCAGCTATGGTCTTCGGAATTCTATGGGTTTGAAAAAGTTACTTGTGTTGCCGTCAATCATGCAATGAGGTTGGGGTTACCAAGGTGGGAATATTACGTTGGATTAGATGAAGCCACTGctgaaagaagaagaagaatttggTGGAAGCtttattgttttgaaaaaattattattttggaaacaGGGACTAATTTATTTATCgatgaaagaaaaatgaattgtttATTGACAAGTGATTTTAGAGAAGCAGGATTCTTAAATTCGgttgaatttattgaaaaagttgatAAGATTCCAAGATCAAAAGTTTTCGataaaatgaatattaAAGAACTTAAATCTTATGGAGAATGTGCTATGCTTCAAATTGCCAGTAATTTGTACTCGGAacttttatataatgaaagGTACACGTCCATcaagaatatatcaaagccagaatatattaaagaaatttacatgaatgaaatcattgaagaagtggaaaaattcaagagaAGATTAGAAGCTGTTAAATCTCATacatcatttttattcaatcTCTCTGTGGCTAATACAAACACCGGCGCCGCTGCTCTCGCTGATAAAATTGAGGCATGTTCATTTGTTCAACGTTTTGAGGATATTAAGTGTTCGATGTTAGGGGCTGTTGATGTTTTAGTAACAAGGCTGTCTTCTTCACATCCCTCTTTGAGAGTGATATCTATAGGAAGTAAAATTTTGGCTGAAATATATTCGAGTTGGCGAACTCTTACAGGCCTATTGCTGGCTGTCGATAACGACTTTTATACTTGTACTTCGATACAGAGATATGGTGCAGCCTCAGTATTGTTGTTGACAAGTCGATATTTTACAGGGAATCATATTactttgaatgatttattcaatatgGTGCATATCTTCAAGAGATGTAATACATGTGTTGCTGCAACTCAAAGCAATAATGGCTTTACACAAAGTAACACCATTAGAGCGCAAAGAATGACTGTGTCATTTGTCGCAATCCTTTGTCGTATCATCATATTGAGATATCTACAAGAAACAGAGATTTCAAgagaagaattatttacTGCATTTGAAGGACAATCCTCAGATTTAGCGGTTATTGCACAAATGATATTGGATGCTAAATCGAAAGTCTACAGTTTCCTGCTGGAACCAGTTCAAAAATCAGGCTTTCATTTAAcgttaaagaaaatattagattATGACTTAGAGAATCCACAAAAACGTAGAAATAGTAAGAAGAATTATAACGCAGCATCTAAGACAAAAACTACAAGGGCAAATTCAAACTCAAATATGCCTATACATAACCTTCTTAACGGTACAACTGGTGCTAATATTACAGGCCCACCTTTATcacaacagcaacagctGCAAGATCAGCAACAACTATCTTCTCCACAACAGCTGCAGAAACAGCAACAAATACACCAACAAAATTTTTGTGGTATGAGTACTCCTGAGGCATTACCGTCTATCAAATCATTAACGAATGCGAATGCGGGaaatatttcatctttCCCATCGTACCCAAATACTCAACCACCATCACAATTGGACGCTATTTCTGAAAACGATAACTCtgaattgatgaatttaatggGAAATAACTGTGGGGCAGCATTTAATCTTGGTACATTGGATGAATTCGTTAACAATGCCGAcattgatgatttatataatgtttTGTGGGGTGATTTGTATACAGATGCAGTCTTATGA
- the LEU1 gene encoding 3-isopropylmalate dehydratase LEU1 (similar to Saccharomyces cerevisiae LEU1 (YGL009C); ancestral locus Anc_4.107), with product MTFSSFRETSGPRTLYDKVFDAHVVHKDDDGSYLLYIDRHIIHEVTSPQAFEGLENADRKVRRRDCTLATVDHNIPTESRKDFESIDTFIKQADSRLQVKTLEKNVKTHNVPYFGMTDPRQGIVHTIGPEQGFTLPGTTVVCGDSHTSTHGAFGSLAFGIGTSEVEHVLATQTIIQARSKNMRINVPGKLNPGVTSKDLILHIIGQIGTAGGTGCVIEFAGEAIESLSMEARMSMCNMSIEAGARAGMIKPDETTFKYTKGRPLAPKGAEWVKAIKYWKTLHSDEGAHFDYDITIKAEDVMPTITWGTSPQDALPISGSVPDPAKENDPIRKAGMERALKYMGLEPNTPLKSIKIDKVFIGSCTNARIEDLRNASAVVKGHKLADNVIQAMVVPGSGLVKAQAEREGLDKIFEEAGFEWREAGCSMCLGMNPDILQPHERCASTSNRNFEGRQGALARTHLMSPAMAAAAGIYGHFVDIRDHKYRDNDIPAVAVTSESESESESLEGKAYEHDEPIQPSEATEEVANDELKDIPAATTAVKKSQAPTASGMKPFVKLDGLAAPLDKANVDTDAIIPKQFLKTIKRTGLKNGLFYELRFVKDEQGKDKETDFVLNVNPWRKAEVLVVTGDNFGCGSSREHAPWALKDFGIKSIIAPSFGDIFYNNSFKNGLLPIRIEQSVILEKLIPIAQKGGNLVIDLPNQNISDSEGTVLVEHFDIEPFRKHCLVNGLDDIGLTLQKETFITEYETRRRDIYSFLEGGSSLLRFDNIPKKKFNATTFSIVHEKW from the coding sequence ATGACATTCTCGAGTTTCAGAGAAACTAGTGGCCCTAGAACCTTATACGATAAAGTTTTCGACGCTCACGTCGTTCACAAAGATGATGACGGCTCATACTTATTATACATTGACAGACACATTATTCATGAAGTCACATCCCCTCAAGCCTTCGAAGGTTTGGAAAATGCTGATAGAAAAGTTAGAAGAAGAGATTGTACCTTAGCCACAGTTGACCATAATATTCCAACAGAGTCAAGAAAAGATTTCGAATCGATTGATACATTCATTAAGCAAGCTGACTCTCGTCTCCAAGTGAAGACCCTTGAAAAAAACGTCAAGACGCATAATGTTCCATATTTCGGTATGACTGATCCAAGACAAGGTATTGTCCATACCATTGGTCCAGAACAAGGTTTCACATTACCTGGTACTACCGTTGTTTGTGGTGATTCCCATACATCGACACACGGTGCCTTTGGTTCATTGGCATTTGGTATTGGTACTTCAGAAGTTGAACATGTCTTGGCTACTCAAACAATTATCCAAGCAAgatcaaaaaatatgagAATTAACGTGCCAGGTAAATTGAACCCAGGTGTCACTTCGAAGGATTTGATTTTACATATTATTGGTCAAATCGGTACTGCCGGTGGTACTGGTTGTGTCATTGAATTTGCTGGTGAAGCCATTGAATCTTTATCCATGGAAGCTCGTATGTCGATGTGTAATATGTCCATTGAAGCTGGTGCTAGAGCTGGTATGATTAAACCAGATGAAACTACTTTCAAATATACTAAGGGTAGGCCATTGGCTCCAAAGGGCGCTGAATGGGTAAAAGCTATTAAGTATTGGAAAACCTTGCATTCTGATGAAGGTGCTCATTTCGATTAtgatattactattaaGGCTGAAGATGTTATGCCAACTATTACTTGGGGTACTTCTCCACAAGACGCTTTACCAATTTCCGGTTCAGTTCCAGATCCTGCTAAGGAAAATGATCCAATCAGAAAAGCTGGTATGGAAAGAGCTTTGAAGTATATGGGTCTTGAACCAAACACTCCTTTGAAGAGcattaaaattgataaagttTTCATTGGGTCATGTACCAATGCCCGTATTGAAGATTTAAGAAACGCATCTGCAGTTGTTAAAGGCCATAAGTTAGCTGATAATGTTATTCAAGCCATGGTTGTTCCAGGTTCTGGTTTAGTTAAGGCTCAAGCTGAAAGGGAAGGTCTAGATAagatttttgaagaagctGGATTTGAATGGAGAGAAGCTGGTTGTTCCATGTGTCTTGGAATGAACCCTGATATTTTACAACCCCATGAACGTTGTGCTTCTACTTCTAACAGAAATTTTGAAGGTCGTCAAGGTGCTTTGGCTCGTACGCATTTAATGTCTCCAGCTATGGCCGCTGCTGCTGGTATTTATGGTCATTTTGTTGATATTAGAGATCACAAATATAgagataatgatattccAGCTGTCGCGGTTACAAGTGAATCTGAATCTGAATCTGAATCACTTGAAGGGAAGGCTTATGAACACGATGAACCCATTCAACCAAGTGAAGCTACTGAAGAAGTTGCcaatgatgaattgaaagatattcCAGCTGCTACTACTGCTGTTAAGAAAAGCCAAGCTCCAACTGCATCGGGTATGAAACCATTTGTGAAATTGGATGGTCTTGCTGCACCATTGGATAAGGCTAATGTTGATACTGATGCCATTATTCCAAAACAATTCTTGAAAACAATTAAGAGAACTGGTTTAAAGAATGGGTTATTCTATGAGTTACGTTTTGTTAAAGATGAGCAAGgaaaagataaagaaacagATTTTGTTTTGAACGTTAATCCATGGAGAAAAGCTGAAGTCTTAGTTGTTACTGGTGATAATTTCGGTTGTGGCTCTTCAAGAGAACATGCTCCATGGGCTTTGAAAGATTTCGGTATTAAATCTATTATTGCTCCATCGTTCGGTGATATTTTctataataattcttttaagAATGGTTTATTGCCAATTAGAATTGAACAAAGTGTTATccttgaaaaattaattccAATTGCTCAAAAGGGTGGTAATTTAGTCATTGACTTACCAAATCAAAACATTTCAGATTCTGAAGGTACAGTTTTAGTTGAACACTTTGATATTGAACCATTTAGAAAGCATTGTTTGGTTAATGGTTTGGATGATATTGGTCTTACTTTACAAAAGGAAACATTTATTACTGAATACGAAACCAGAAGAAGAGATATTTACTCTTTCTTAGAAGGTGGTTCCAGTTTATTAAGATTCGATAATattccaaagaagaaattcaatGCTACAACATTCAGTATTGTTCatgaaaaatggtaa
- the SCL1 gene encoding proteasome core particle subunit alpha 1 (similar to Saccharomyces cerevisiae SCL1 (YGL011C); ancestral locus Anc_4.110), whose product MVANGPIPDARNAATRAKAEAAEFRYKYGYDMPCDVLAKRMANLSQIYTQRAYMRPLGVILTFVSVDEELGPSIYKSDPAGYYVGYKATATGPKQQEITTNLENYFKKKETSYLEEDSWEKVVEFAIAHLIDSLGTEFTKKDLEVGIALKDIFFVLNSEQIEERLVAIAEQD is encoded by the coding sequence ATGGTAGCTAATGGACCGATTCCAGATGCCAGAAATGCAGCTACTAGAGCGAAAGCCGAAGCAGCTGAATTCCGTTATAAATATGGATATGATATGCCATGTGATGTGTTGGCTAAGAGGATGGCTAATTTATCACAAATTTATACTCAAAGAGCGTATATGAGACCATTAGGGGTTATACTTACATTTGTGTCTGtggatgaagaattagGACCTTCTATTTATAAGAGTGATCCAGCTGGTTATTATGTTGGGTATAAAGCTACAGCCACGGGACCTAAACAACAGGAAATTACTAcaaatttggaaaactatttcaagaagaaagaaactaGTTATCTTGAAGAAGATTCATGGGAAAAAGTTGTTGAATTTGCCATTGctcatttaattgattctttGGGAACTGAATTTACGAAGAAAGATCTTGAAGTCGGGATTGCCCTTAAGGAcatcttttttgttttaaattcagaacaaattgaagaaagattGGTTGCCATTGCAGAACAAGATTAA